The following proteins are co-located in the Tamandua tetradactyla isolate mTamTet1 chromosome 21, mTamTet1.pri, whole genome shotgun sequence genome:
- the CARTPT gene encoding cocaine- and amphetamine-regulated transcript protein isoform X1 has product MESARPRLLPALGAALLLLGPLLGARAQDRAELRPRSPDLYPAVEDASHEKELIEALQEVLKKLKNKRIPVYEKKYGQVPMCDAGEQCAVRKGARIGKLCDCPRGTSCNSFLLKCL; this is encoded by the exons ATGGAGAGCGCCCGGCCGCGCCTGCTGCCCGCCCTGGGCGCTGCGCTGCTGCTGCTGGGGCCCCTGCTGGGCGCGCGAGCCCAGGACCGCGCCGAGCTGCGGCCTCGCTCCCCGGACCTGTACCCTGCGGTGGAAGACGCGTCCCACGAGAAGGAGCTG ATCGAAGCGCTGCAGGAAGTGCTGAAGAAGCTCAAGAACAAACGCATTCCCGTGTACGAGAAGAAGTACGGCCAAGTCCCCATG TGTGACGCTGGGGAGCAGTGTGCCGTGCGAAAAGGGGCCAGGATCGGGAAGCTATGCGACTGCCCCAGAGGAACCTCCTGCAATTCCTTCCTCCTAAAGTGCTTGTGA
- the CARTPT gene encoding cocaine- and amphetamine-regulated transcript protein isoform X3, producing MPRFFILPKVTQLASSRARIGTWPAALHSSITLTQIEALQEVLKKLKNKRIPVYEKKYGQVPMCDAGEQCAVRKGARIGKLCDCPRGTSCNSFLLKCL from the exons ATGCCCAGGTTCTTTATTTTGCCCAAAGTTACACAACTTGCAAGCAGCCGAGCCAGGATTGGAACGTGGCCGGCTGCCCTGCACTCCTCTATCACCCTGACTCAG ATCGAAGCGCTGCAGGAAGTGCTGAAGAAGCTCAAGAACAAACGCATTCCCGTGTACGAGAAGAAGTACGGCCAAGTCCCCATG TGTGACGCTGGGGAGCAGTGTGCCGTGCGAAAAGGGGCCAGGATCGGGAAGCTATGCGACTGCCCCAGAGGAACCTCCTGCAATTCCTTCCTCCTAAAGTGCTTGTGA
- the CARTPT gene encoding cocaine- and amphetamine-regulated transcript protein isoform X2 — MTSAQVEQFLQKKRLMPRFFILPKVTQLASSRARIGTWPAALHSSITLTQIEALQEVLKKLKNKRIPVYEKKYGQVPMCDAGEQCAVRKGARIGKLCDCPRGTSCNSFLLKCL; from the exons ATGACCTCAGCACAGGTGGAACAAT TTTTACAGAAGAAAAGGTTGATGCCCAGGTTCTTTATTTTGCCCAAAGTTACACAACTTGCAAGCAGCCGAGCCAGGATTGGAACGTGGCCGGCTGCCCTGCACTCCTCTATCACCCTGACTCAG ATCGAAGCGCTGCAGGAAGTGCTGAAGAAGCTCAAGAACAAACGCATTCCCGTGTACGAGAAGAAGTACGGCCAAGTCCCCATG TGTGACGCTGGGGAGCAGTGTGCCGTGCGAAAAGGGGCCAGGATCGGGAAGCTATGCGACTGCCCCAGAGGAACCTCCTGCAATTCCTTCCTCCTAAAGTGCTTGTGA